The Amycolatopsis sp. DG1A-15b genome window below encodes:
- a CDS encoding GPP34 family phosphoprotein: MSELSLPARAYLLACDTGRNRLPDRERVAQLVRAAALTDLVLRGRLTDDGGRPAVAGAGATGHLVLDDLLAELAAEPHRKWRAWVRRGARGTLQSLEAQLDAAGVISLRTSRVLGLFPRRRPEVRDAAAAAALHDQVAAAVRSDAPAPAEVAALTSLAAAAELGAVLPRGERRRHRERLARLEEQAGAAVPALRKVIRELQAARTAAISAASGGGGGGG; the protein is encoded by the coding sequence ATGAGCGAGCTGTCCTTACCCGCCCGGGCATACCTGCTGGCGTGCGACACCGGGCGCAACCGGCTGCCGGACCGGGAGCGCGTGGCGCAGCTGGTCCGCGCGGCGGCGCTGACGGACCTGGTGCTGCGCGGCCGGCTCACCGACGACGGCGGCCGCCCGGCGGTCGCCGGCGCCGGGGCCACCGGTCACCTGGTGCTCGACGACCTGCTCGCCGAGCTGGCTGCCGAACCGCACCGGAAGTGGCGCGCCTGGGTGCGCCGCGGCGCCCGCGGGACGCTGCAGTCCCTGGAAGCCCAGCTCGACGCGGCGGGCGTGATTTCGCTGCGGACGTCCCGCGTGCTGGGCCTGTTCCCGCGCCGCCGTCCCGAGGTCCGCGACGCGGCGGCCGCGGCCGCGCTGCACGACCAGGTGGCCGCGGCCGTGCGGAGCGATGCGCCGGCGCCCGCGGAGGTCGCCGCCTTGACGTCGCTGGCCGCGGCGGCCGAGCTCGGCGCGGTGCTCCCGCGCGGCGAGCGCCGCCGGCACCGCGAGCGGCTCGCCCGGCTGGAGGAGCAGGCCGGCGCCGCGGTCCCGGCCCTGCGCAAGGTGATCCGCGAACTCCAGGCGGCCCGCACGGCCGCGATCTCCGCGGCCTCCGGCGGCGGCGGAGGCGGTGGCTGA
- a CDS encoding aminotransferase class V-fold PLP-dependent enzyme: MRAFGTDFAVPSGYLNTPSVGIPPAPVAEAVAESVERWRTGATRPGEFDQYVTRARAGFARLLGVEPGRVASGASVSQLIANVAAALPAGTRVLTAEGDFTSVTFPFAVHPGVTVTEVPLDELPARVEGHDVVAVSVVQSADGRIVDLPALRAAAEAAGAAVLLDATQAAGWLPLDVAWADWVAGAGYKWLGSPRGSAWLAVRPDAQERTRAVAANWYAGEDPWATVYGLPLRLAGDARAFDLSPVWLAQVGSAVALEYFAGLDLAQVQAYNVGLADTLLEKLGLPPRGSAIVALDGDPARVAEAGIVSSVRGGRVRVGFHLYNTLDDVERVLPAFE; encoded by the coding sequence ATGCGTGCCTTCGGAACCGACTTCGCCGTCCCGTCCGGATACCTCAACACACCCAGCGTGGGCATCCCGCCCGCGCCGGTGGCCGAGGCCGTGGCCGAGTCGGTGGAACGCTGGCGGACCGGGGCGACCCGGCCGGGCGAGTTCGACCAGTACGTCACGCGGGCGCGGGCCGGGTTCGCCCGGCTGCTCGGCGTCGAACCCGGGCGCGTCGCGAGCGGCGCGTCGGTCTCGCAGCTCATCGCCAACGTCGCCGCGGCGCTGCCCGCCGGCACCCGCGTGCTCACCGCCGAGGGCGACTTCACCAGCGTGACGTTCCCCTTCGCGGTGCATCCCGGCGTCACGGTGACCGAGGTGCCCCTGGACGAGCTGCCCGCGCGGGTCGAGGGGCACGACGTCGTCGCGGTGAGCGTCGTCCAGTCCGCCGACGGCCGGATCGTGGACCTGCCGGCGTTGCGGGCCGCGGCCGAGGCCGCCGGGGCGGCGGTGCTGCTCGACGCGACCCAGGCGGCCGGCTGGCTGCCGCTGGACGTCGCCTGGGCGGACTGGGTGGCCGGGGCGGGCTACAAGTGGCTCGGCTCGCCGCGCGGCAGCGCGTGGCTCGCGGTGCGGCCGGACGCGCAGGAGCGCACCCGCGCGGTCGCGGCGAACTGGTACGCGGGGGAGGACCCGTGGGCCACGGTCTACGGCCTCCCGCTGCGCCTGGCCGGCGACGCCCGCGCGTTCGACCTCTCGCCCGTCTGGCTGGCCCAGGTCGGCTCGGCGGTGGCCCTGGAGTACTTCGCCGGCCTCGACCTCGCCCAGGTCCAGGCGTACAACGTCGGCCTCGCGGACACGCTGCTGGAGAAGCTGGGACTGCCGCCGCGCGGGTCCGCGATCGTGGCGCTCGACGGCGACCCGGCCCGGGTCGCCGAGGCGGGCATCGTGTCGAGCGTCCGCGGCGGCCGGGTGCGGGTCGGCTTCCACCTCTACAACACCCTTGACGACGTCGAACGCGTCTTACCCGCATTCGAGTGA
- a CDS encoding response regulator transcription factor, whose product MIPVLVVDDEPMVCAHLRTILGSAADIEVVAQAADGAEAVEAVVRHRPRVVLMDLRMPGVDGLTAIARITALPDPPAVVALTTFDADTYVIRALRAGAAGFLVKSTPPEDLIGLVRVAADGHTVLSPSAARRLVALSSDSRERGEDARRRTAGLTERERDVLACLGSGLSNADIAARLHLAEATVKSYVSRMLVKLDCANRTQAGLLAHEAGLVAR is encoded by the coding sequence GTGATCCCGGTGCTCGTGGTCGATGACGAGCCGATGGTCTGCGCGCACCTGCGCACGATCCTGGGTTCGGCGGCCGACATCGAAGTGGTCGCCCAGGCCGCCGACGGCGCCGAAGCCGTCGAGGCCGTGGTCCGGCACCGGCCGCGCGTGGTGCTGATGGACCTGCGGATGCCGGGCGTGGACGGGCTGACGGCCATCGCGCGGATCACGGCGCTGCCGGACCCACCGGCGGTGGTCGCCCTGACGACGTTCGACGCGGACACCTACGTGATCCGGGCGCTGCGGGCGGGCGCGGCGGGCTTCCTGGTGAAGTCGACGCCCCCGGAGGACCTGATCGGCCTGGTCCGGGTGGCGGCGGACGGCCACACGGTGCTTTCGCCGTCGGCGGCGCGACGGCTGGTGGCACTGTCTTCGGACAGCCGGGAACGCGGCGAAGACGCCCGGCGGCGGACCGCGGGCCTGACCGAGCGGGAGCGGGACGTCCTGGCCTGCCTCGGTTCCGGACTGTCCAATGCGGACATCGCGGCGAGGCTGCACCTGGCCGAAGCGACGGTGAAGAGCTACGTCTCGCGGATGCTGGTCAAACTGGACTGCGCGAACCGGACCCAGGCGGGGTTGCTGGCCCACGAGGCGGGTTTGGTGGCCCGCTAA
- a CDS encoding TetR/AcrR family transcriptional regulator: MIDASPRAKLLDAAIDRIAHHGGADRSLRALAADLGTSHRMLIYHFGSKEGLLTAVAREVEARQRTALAGLDPAEFWRRLTDDDLRANEKLFFQLYGRALGGAPGTAEFLDGVIEDWLGPIEARLAQLGVPEADRPAHARLGLAVARGLLLDLVTTGDRAAVDAAMEKFLVRYEKP; the protein is encoded by the coding sequence ATGATCGACGCAAGCCCGCGCGCCAAGCTGCTCGACGCGGCGATCGACCGGATCGCCCACCACGGCGGGGCCGACCGGAGCCTGCGGGCGCTGGCCGCGGACCTGGGCACCAGCCACCGCATGCTGATCTACCACTTCGGCTCGAAGGAAGGCCTGCTCACGGCGGTGGCGCGGGAGGTGGAGGCCCGGCAGCGCACCGCGCTCGCCGGCCTCGACCCGGCGGAGTTCTGGCGCCGGCTCACCGACGACGACCTGCGCGCCAACGAAAAGCTGTTCTTCCAGCTCTACGGCCGGGCACTCGGCGGCGCCCCGGGCACGGCGGAGTTCCTCGACGGCGTGATCGAGGACTGGCTCGGCCCCATCGAAGCCCGGCTCGCCCAGCTAGGCGTCCCGGAGGCCGACCGGCCCGCCCACGCCCGCCTCGGGCTCGCCGTGGCCCGTGGGCTGCTGCTCGACCTCGTCACGACCGGCGACCGCGCAGCCGTCGACGCCGCCATGGAGAAGTTCCTGGTGCGGTACGAAAAACCGTGA
- a CDS encoding ferritin-like domain-containing protein: MTGRSTELTRRAALRAGALAALAVPLAACGPGYDESPDPLQPLLAAAQADADAARALAKGADADVAGQLADARAAHAAALKSEVDRLNRPKPSPSAAPPAPAALGGLKERLAAARKQAEDLVGGLPRYRAGLVAAVAAGCAALQRTAPALGPGEDAPKVGTVPAGAVPPEAVDPLQVALAAEHAAMWVYGLVSAFLPGEFGDAQKSGAAEHALRRDYLQTTLSAAGATPVAPEAAYVPKTPVTDAKSASQVVATAEADCASAWLAVIDHTDDAGLRTTALHALVAASRRGTPWRAEAGEKPVAIAMPGQNG, encoded by the coding sequence GTGACCGGAAGATCGACCGAGCTGACCCGTCGTGCCGCCCTCCGCGCGGGGGCGCTGGCCGCACTGGCCGTTCCCCTCGCCGCCTGCGGACCCGGCTACGACGAGAGCCCCGACCCGCTGCAGCCGCTGCTGGCCGCCGCCCAGGCGGACGCCGACGCCGCGCGAGCGCTGGCCAAGGGCGCGGACGCCGACGTCGCGGGCCAGCTGGCCGACGCGCGCGCGGCCCACGCGGCCGCGCTGAAGTCCGAAGTGGACCGGCTGAACCGGCCCAAGCCGTCGCCGTCCGCGGCGCCACCGGCCCCCGCGGCGCTGGGCGGCCTGAAGGAGCGGCTGGCGGCCGCGCGCAAGCAGGCCGAAGACCTCGTCGGCGGGCTGCCGCGCTACCGCGCCGGGCTGGTCGCGGCGGTGGCGGCGGGCTGCGCGGCGCTGCAGCGCACCGCCCCCGCGCTGGGCCCGGGCGAGGACGCCCCGAAGGTGGGGACGGTCCCGGCCGGCGCGGTGCCCCCGGAGGCGGTGGACCCGCTGCAGGTGGCGCTGGCGGCCGAGCACGCGGCGATGTGGGTGTACGGGCTGGTCAGCGCGTTCCTGCCGGGCGAGTTCGGCGACGCGCAGAAGAGCGGCGCGGCGGAGCACGCCCTGCGCCGCGACTACCTGCAGACGACGCTCTCGGCGGCCGGGGCGACCCCGGTGGCGCCGGAGGCGGCGTACGTGCCGAAGACCCCGGTGACGGACGCGAAGTCGGCGTCCCAGGTGGTGGCGACCGCCGAAGCGGACTGCGCGTCGGCGTGGCTCGCGGTGATCGACCACACCGACGACGCCGGCCTGCGCACGACGGCGCTGCACGCCCTGGTGGCGGCTTCGCGGCGCGGCACACCTTGGCGGGCGGAGGCGGGCGAGAAGCCGGTGGCGATCGCCATGCCCGGCCAGAACGGCTGA
- a CDS encoding PH domain-containing protein, producing METGELRLRPPRHALDRRAIAWWRTQGALTFAPAVLVLGGLGLLLPPAAFWLLVPAAVVAVFGAAWCAVLPRWWFGLHRWEVTETAVYVRSGFLWQEWRVAPLSRVQTVDTLRGPLQQRFGLATVTVTTASARGAVRLRGLDAQLAAEVAERLTERTDAIPGDAT from the coding sequence GTGGAGACCGGAGAACTACGGCTGCGGCCACCGCGCCACGCACTCGACCGCCGCGCGATCGCCTGGTGGCGCACCCAGGGAGCGCTGACGTTCGCGCCTGCCGTGCTCGTGCTCGGCGGCCTCGGCCTGCTGCTCCCGCCGGCCGCGTTCTGGCTGCTGGTCCCGGCCGCCGTGGTCGCCGTCTTCGGTGCGGCCTGGTGCGCGGTGCTGCCGCGGTGGTGGTTCGGCCTGCACCGCTGGGAGGTGACCGAAACGGCCGTCTACGTGCGCTCGGGGTTCCTGTGGCAGGAGTGGCGGGTGGCCCCGCTGTCGCGCGTCCAGACGGTCGACACGCTGCGCGGCCCGCTCCAACAGCGGTTCGGCCTGGCGACGGTCACGGTGACGACGGCCTCGGCCCGCGGCGCGGTCCGGCTCCGCGGCCTCGACGCACAGCTCGCGGCCGAGGTGGCGGAGCGGCTGACCGAGCGCACGGACGCCATCCCGGGGGACGCGACATGA
- a CDS encoding sensor histidine kinase — MNRTRPPMWPSRADAFWLFLPAVAFAGLNVFYQFLGERTTGVLGPAAGLVLQVVCDLSLVLLFRFPALVAGLVTVAAFAMLASDLFAPGLLVPVHPIALTTVPTITPVLLAQAVRVLDRRTVLWLAGILAIVAMRPWAPSWATTPFGLLSTALPVAITLYIEARKQLLQSLRDRAERAEREQHLLAEQARAAERRRLAGEMHDVVTHRLSLMVLHAGALGVTSADPAARTAAEDIRREGALALDELRDLVGVLRNGAETGPRTLSPDQPGDPARLVEESRSVGVATDLVVDGDPAQVSPTVARTAYRLVQEALTNVRKHAPGASATVSLRYHPGGLDVSVGNTAAAHPPDPALADSGSGAGLAGLRQRVELVGGRFDAGPRPGGGFRVGAILPAYVPTAEGKHCDPGARGR; from the coding sequence GTGAACCGCACCCGGCCGCCGATGTGGCCCAGCCGCGCCGACGCCTTCTGGCTGTTCCTGCCGGCGGTGGCGTTCGCCGGGCTCAACGTCTTCTACCAGTTCCTCGGCGAGCGGACGACCGGCGTGCTCGGCCCGGCGGCGGGGCTGGTGCTGCAGGTGGTCTGCGACCTCTCGCTGGTGCTGCTGTTCCGGTTCCCGGCGCTGGTGGCCGGGCTCGTCACGGTGGCGGCGTTCGCGATGCTCGCCTCCGACCTGTTCGCGCCCGGGCTGCTCGTGCCGGTGCACCCGATCGCGCTCACGACCGTGCCGACCATCACCCCGGTGCTGCTGGCCCAGGCGGTGCGGGTGCTGGACCGGCGGACCGTGCTGTGGCTGGCCGGGATCCTCGCGATCGTGGCCATGCGGCCGTGGGCGCCGAGCTGGGCCACCACGCCGTTCGGGCTGCTCAGCACCGCGCTGCCGGTCGCGATCACGCTCTACATCGAAGCCCGCAAGCAGCTGCTGCAGTCCCTGCGTGACCGGGCGGAACGCGCCGAACGCGAGCAGCACCTGCTCGCCGAGCAGGCGCGGGCGGCGGAGCGGCGACGGCTCGCGGGCGAGATGCACGACGTCGTCACGCACCGGCTCAGCCTGATGGTGCTGCACGCCGGCGCGCTCGGCGTGACGTCGGCCGACCCGGCGGCGCGGACGGCGGCCGAGGACATCCGCCGGGAAGGCGCGCTGGCGCTGGACGAGCTGCGCGACCTCGTCGGCGTCCTGCGCAACGGCGCCGAGACCGGGCCGCGGACGCTCAGCCCCGACCAGCCCGGCGATCCGGCCCGGCTGGTCGAGGAGTCCCGGTCGGTCGGGGTGGCGACGGACCTCGTGGTGGACGGCGATCCGGCGCAGGTGTCGCCCACCGTCGCGCGCACCGCGTACCGGCTCGTGCAGGAGGCGCTGACGAACGTGCGCAAGCACGCGCCGGGCGCGTCGGCGACGGTGTCCCTGCGCTACCACCCGGGCGGCCTGGACGTCTCGGTGGGGAACACGGCGGCGGCGCACCCGCCGGACCCGGCGCTGGCGGACAGCGGGTCCGGGGCCGGCCTGGCCGGGCTGCGGCAGCGCGTGGAACTGGTCGGCGGGCGTTTCGACGCGGGCCCGCGACCCGGCGGCGGGTTCCGGGTCGGTGCGATACTGCCCGCCTACGTCCCGACGGCGGAAGGCAAGCACTGTGATCCCGGTGCTCGTGGTCGATGA
- a CDS encoding M50 family metallopeptidase produces MLNETVPAPGWGVVAVTALFAFAVSLTSVVTPPSGRRSLLRNANVLATLFHEGGHALVSLLMGGEVSRVKIEDAEGGVTFSRGNVGLAGVLVSAAGYAMPPLAGLGAAALLHRGRVSAVLVLTLVAMVFLLLLARDLRTLIMIVLVGAVVYAALRYAPGWLRTAVAYAEAWLLLTSELSGVQILVSNRRRNGYRGHTDDAALLAKQTKLPSPLWIGGWFLLNGWAIWHAAPLLFR; encoded by the coding sequence GTGCTCAACGAGACCGTGCCCGCGCCGGGCTGGGGAGTCGTTGCCGTCACCGCGTTGTTCGCCTTCGCGGTGTCGCTGACCTCGGTCGTCACGCCGCCCAGTGGCCGGCGGAGCCTCCTGCGCAACGCCAACGTCCTGGCCACCCTGTTCCACGAAGGCGGCCACGCGCTGGTGAGCCTGCTGATGGGCGGGGAGGTCAGCCGCGTCAAGATCGAGGACGCCGAAGGCGGCGTCACGTTCTCGCGCGGCAATGTGGGCCTCGCCGGTGTCCTGGTCTCCGCCGCAGGCTACGCGATGCCGCCACTGGCCGGTCTGGGTGCGGCCGCCCTGCTGCACCGCGGGCGCGTCTCGGCCGTGCTCGTGCTGACCCTCGTGGCGATGGTGTTCCTCCTGCTGCTCGCCCGGGACCTGCGCACCTTGATCATGATCGTTCTGGTGGGGGCGGTCGTGTACGCGGCCTTGCGCTATGCCCCGGGCTGGCTGCGCACCGCCGTCGCCTACGCGGAAGCCTGGCTGCTGCTGACCAGTGAGCTCAGCGGCGTGCAGATCCTCGTCTCGAACCGCCGCCGGAATGGGTACCGCGGCCACACCGACGACGCCGCCCTGCTGGCCAAGCAGACCAAATTGCCGTCGCCGCTGTGGATCGGCGGGTGGTTCCTGCTCAACGGGTGGGCGATCTGGCACGCCGCCCCGCTGCTGTTTCGTTAG
- a CDS encoding helix-turn-helix domain-containing protein, which yields MGPDPYDRNCPTRQLLDRIGDQWTVLIVGALSGGPLRFTEIGRRVDGISQKVLTQTLRSLVRDGILTRTAYPTIPPKVEYELTSLGRDLSEPLDVLDRWARRHMSSVQEARDAYDAEHTPASA from the coding sequence GTGGGGCCCGATCCGTACGACCGCAACTGCCCGACCCGCCAGCTGCTCGACCGCATCGGCGACCAGTGGACGGTGCTGATCGTCGGCGCGCTCTCCGGGGGCCCGCTGCGGTTCACCGAGATCGGCCGCCGGGTGGACGGGATCTCCCAGAAGGTGCTGACGCAGACCCTGCGCAGCCTGGTCCGCGACGGCATCCTCACCCGCACGGCGTACCCGACGATCCCGCCGAAGGTCGAGTACGAACTGACATCACTGGGGCGCGACCTGTCCGAGCCGCTGGACGTGCTGGACCGCTGGGCCCGGCGGCACATGTCCTCGGTCCAGGAGGCCCGGGACGCCTACGACGCGGAGCACACGCCCGCCTCCGCGTAG
- a CDS encoding isocitrate lyase/phosphoenolpyruvate mutase family protein — protein sequence MDEFRALHVPGSPLLLPNAWEFGVGAFLAAQGFRALGTTSLGVSAAVGEPDGAPSTRDATVALATRLARLDALVSVDIADGFSADPAAVADLAAELADAGAVGVNLEDGRADGSLAPVDVQCALVAAVKERVPGLFVNARTDTHWAGHRAIAEAERRVRAYAAAGADGVFVPGLAEPADVERIVGVGLPLNLLFQPGKGTVAALAELGVARVSLGSLPYRMALAAAAETALAVRDGRDLPLSPPAYADVTALLP from the coding sequence ATGGACGAATTCCGTGCCCTGCACGTCCCCGGCTCCCCGCTGCTGCTGCCCAACGCGTGGGAGTTCGGCGTCGGCGCCTTCCTCGCCGCGCAGGGCTTCCGCGCCCTGGGCACGACCAGCCTCGGCGTCTCGGCGGCGGTGGGGGAGCCGGACGGGGCACCGTCGACGCGTGACGCCACCGTCGCCCTCGCCACCCGCCTGGCGCGGCTGGACGCGCTCGTCAGTGTCGACATCGCCGACGGCTTCAGCGCTGACCCGGCCGCGGTCGCCGATCTCGCGGCCGAGCTGGCCGACGCGGGCGCCGTCGGCGTCAACCTCGAAGACGGCCGGGCCGACGGCTCGCTGGCCCCGGTCGACGTCCAGTGCGCCCTGGTCGCGGCGGTCAAGGAGCGGGTGCCCGGCCTGTTCGTCAACGCCCGGACCGACACGCACTGGGCGGGCCACCGCGCGATCGCCGAAGCCGAGCGGCGGGTGCGGGCGTACGCGGCGGCGGGCGCGGACGGCGTCTTCGTGCCCGGTCTCGCCGAGCCGGCGGACGTCGAGCGCATCGTCGGCGTCGGCCTGCCGCTCAACCTGCTGTTCCAGCCCGGGAAGGGCACCGTGGCCGCGCTGGCGGAGCTGGGCGTCGCGCGGGTCAGCCTCGGTTCGCTCCCGTACCGGATGGCCCTCGCCGCCGCGGCCGAAACGGCGCTGGCCGTGCGCGACGGCCGTGACCTGCCGCTGAGCCCGCCGGCCTACGCCGACGTCACCGCGCTGCTGCCGTAA
- a CDS encoding SRPBCC family protein: MVQRISVHTRTAAPADAVYALLRDGKSWPAWSPLGSFELVRAGEGEPEGLGAVRLFKTNGVRSYERIVALEPGRRFGYALEHGLPLRDYVAYVDLSPRDGGTDIHWHSTFTPKIPGTGWFYRWFLGSFIKRVAAGLAATA, encoded by the coding sequence ATGGTACAACGCATTTCGGTCCACACCCGGACGGCTGCTCCGGCCGACGCCGTCTACGCCCTGCTGCGAGACGGCAAGAGCTGGCCGGCGTGGTCGCCGCTGGGGTCGTTCGAGCTGGTCCGCGCGGGCGAGGGCGAGCCGGAAGGCCTCGGCGCGGTCCGGCTGTTCAAGACCAACGGCGTCCGCTCGTACGAAAGGATCGTCGCGCTCGAGCCCGGCCGCCGCTTCGGCTACGCGCTGGAGCACGGCTTGCCGTTGCGGGACTACGTGGCCTACGTCGACCTCTCGCCCCGTGACGGCGGCACGGACATCCACTGGCACTCGACGTTCACGCCGAAGATTCCCGGCACGGGCTGGTTCTACCGGTGGTTCCTCGGCTCCTTCATCAAGCGGGTGGCCGCGGGACTGGCGGCCACCGCCTGA
- a CDS encoding TetR/AcrR family transcriptional regulator yields the protein MPKQVDHEQRRVQIAEALQRLTTRAGLEGVSLRQVAAEAGMSMGSVQHYFKTKDEMLRYALEHRHKLRSERITAKVLAEGPPTPRSILRACLVEILPRDPDSEADFLIGVAYFIRAVADPAMAKAFGEGMPELLAFFAGQVRQAQEAGEVAASADPATEAALLWAIADSQGSEILMGHRTPAEAISTVDYYLDRLFTP from the coding sequence GTGCCGAAACAGGTGGATCACGAGCAGCGCCGGGTGCAGATCGCCGAGGCGCTGCAGCGGCTGACGACCCGCGCCGGGCTGGAAGGCGTCAGCCTGCGCCAGGTCGCGGCCGAAGCGGGGATGTCCATGGGGTCGGTCCAGCACTACTTCAAGACGAAGGACGAAATGCTGCGGTACGCCCTCGAGCACCGCCACAAGCTCCGCAGCGAGCGGATCACCGCGAAGGTGCTGGCCGAGGGACCGCCGACCCCGCGATCGATCCTCCGCGCGTGCCTGGTGGAGATCCTGCCGCGCGACCCCGACAGCGAAGCCGACTTCCTGATCGGCGTCGCGTACTTCATCCGCGCCGTCGCGGACCCGGCGATGGCGAAGGCCTTCGGCGAGGGCATGCCGGAACTCCTGGCCTTCTTCGCCGGCCAGGTCCGCCAGGCCCAGGAGGCGGGCGAGGTCGCCGCGTCGGCCGACCCGGCGACCGAGGCCGCCCTGCTCTGGGCGATCGCGGACTCCCAGGGCTCGGAAATCCTGATGGGCCACCGCACCCCGGCCGAGGCGATCTCCACAGTGGACTACTACCTCGACCGCCTCTTCACCCCCTGA
- a CDS encoding PH domain-containing protein, whose translation MSPAAAGPAHVHRDPGGWRRLDRRTLGVTAILMVGVAVSAGTPIAIGTRSLWLLPAVALLVGAGVLAEYVRWRHTRFRCTAERLEIEFRFAVHTRKSLLRERIRSADLTAGPLHRAFGVAALAIGTGQQEKITLSPLARADAEALRAELLHRLPDQATEDGPLATLDPRWIRYAPVSFVAPALGLAAFGTLFKVADWFGAGGGLLKWLLDLFGDLPLTASILLLLALAVVAGVTGAAGLFTEMWWHYRLDREPGGTLRVRRGLFTTRSTTVEERRLRGIELVEPLGARLAGAARVDAIATGMERDDDKTESKTLLPAAPRAVAHDVAAKVLGERIDAVALVPHPVAARGRRLRRASAAVLAPVLVLLLLGTLLTDVLLVLGGALAVVALPVAVLLALDAYRGLGHGSCGRYLVLRAGSVRRSTAALTRDGVIGWTVRQSVFQRRRGLATFTATTAAGTGAYAIRDADAAEGLAFAVEAVPGVLAQFASVPAEATRA comes from the coding sequence ATGAGCCCCGCCGCGGCCGGCCCGGCGCACGTCCACCGCGACCCGGGCGGCTGGCGCCGGCTCGACCGGCGCACCCTGGGCGTCACCGCGATCCTCATGGTGGGCGTCGCCGTCTCCGCCGGCACCCCGATCGCCATCGGCACCCGATCGCTCTGGCTCCTCCCGGCCGTCGCGCTCCTCGTCGGCGCGGGCGTGCTCGCCGAGTACGTCCGCTGGCGGCACACCCGGTTCCGCTGCACGGCCGAGCGGCTCGAAATCGAGTTCCGGTTCGCCGTCCACACCCGCAAATCCCTGCTCCGCGAACGGATCCGCAGCGCCGACCTGACCGCCGGCCCGCTGCACCGCGCGTTCGGCGTCGCCGCGCTGGCCATCGGCACCGGGCAGCAGGAGAAGATCACCCTCTCCCCACTGGCCAGGGCGGACGCCGAAGCCCTGCGCGCCGAGCTCCTGCACCGGCTCCCGGATCAGGCCACCGAGGACGGTCCACTCGCGACACTCGATCCGCGTTGGATCCGTTACGCACCGGTGTCTTTCGTCGCGCCGGCACTCGGCCTGGCCGCGTTCGGGACCCTGTTCAAGGTCGCGGACTGGTTCGGGGCAGGCGGCGGGCTGCTGAAGTGGCTGCTCGACCTCTTCGGCGACCTGCCGCTGACGGCGAGCATCCTGCTCCTGCTGGCACTGGCGGTGGTCGCCGGCGTGACCGGTGCCGCGGGCCTGTTCACCGAGATGTGGTGGCACTACCGCCTGGACCGCGAACCCGGCGGGACCCTGCGCGTCCGCCGCGGGCTGTTCACCACCCGATCGACCACCGTCGAAGAACGGCGCCTGCGCGGTATCGAACTGGTCGAGCCGCTCGGGGCCCGGCTCGCCGGTGCCGCCCGGGTGGACGCCATCGCCACCGGCATGGAGCGCGACGACGACAAGACCGAGTCCAAGACGCTCTTGCCCGCGGCGCCGCGGGCGGTGGCGCACGACGTCGCGGCGAAGGTCCTTGGCGAGCGCATCGACGCGGTCGCGCTGGTGCCGCACCCGGTGGCGGCGCGCGGACGGCGGCTGCGCCGGGCGTCGGCGGCCGTGCTGGCGCCGGTGCTCGTCCTGCTGCTGCTCGGCACGCTGCTCACCGACGTCCTGCTCGTGCTCGGCGGGGCGCTCGCCGTCGTGGCGCTGCCGGTGGCCGTCCTGCTCGCCCTGGACGCCTACCGCGGCCTCGGGCACGGCTCGTGCGGCCGCTACCTGGTGCTGCGCGCGGGTTCGGTCCGGCGGAGCACGGCCGCGCTGACGCGGGACGGGGTGATCGGCTGGACCGTGCGGCAGTCGGTGTTCCAGCGCCGTCGCGGGCTGGCCACGTTCACCGCGACCACCGCGGCGGGCACCGGCGCCTACGCGATCCGCGACGCCGACGCCGCCGAAGGGCTCGCCTTCGCGGTCGAGGCCGTCCCGGGGGTGCTGGCGCAGTTCGCTTCGGTGCCCGCCGAAGCGACGCGGGCCTAG